In Solobacterium moorei, a single genomic region encodes these proteins:
- a CDS encoding FMN-binding protein encodes MNRILKSILCATITASLIGCNSSKEAKYKAGTYSAEASGHNPGVKVTTEFSANELKKVTVDASNETESIGGKAASELEKQLLKNQSAEIDGVSGATETSNAVKNAFKDILSQAQTKPETKEMKALKDGQYTETVASFGVSGMMTGVVTIKDNKITDIEITEEHDSETAQWFNVAKEKLIPRILEAQSVGIDSITGATTSSGAIKNIVSRAIESAGGDVSDWSKASEKKTDVKKLDGYDVIVVGLGGSGVLSYASAAKSGAKVFGIEAAGEIGGNSASVYGPMALNSKNLKDKYNNGQDYINADDVYNTWIKYVGTEEKEDVIKKAVYNSGNALDYYMDNFDFSFDGMNGLLGSFVVPEWTKEWTVYTADNKKWYKFGPDHTYQFKHALDKAKQMNEKNDYMLELSAKELITDKDGKVVGVKAISYDGTTYEIYGKTVILATGGFLGNDEMMKEVYGSSVHKIGDTVNDGTGIKMGQSVGGATYALGTLPMVHISQVPNIIRDDSLTADQKAILSALAITQDAKQVNEKGELLSNLDESGTENKELTVGVVFAPGFHYYNAYTQEQIDAIKNKGLSEATSKVSVFGLDQGGKVPAANTPITDLDKIIDAAIATNNAFKGTAKELAEKLNMDEDVLAKTLGSDKDTYYLFECAGYSYGTVGSLDVDVNMNVLTKDGKPITNLFAVGQDSEGVGNKSGAAYSPWGGQAQSWTFVSGQIAGEQAAKVANETK; translated from the coding sequence ATGAATAGAATATTAAAAAGTATTCTATGCGCAACTATTACAGCATCTTTAATTGGCTGTAATAGTTCCAAAGAAGCAAAGTACAAGGCAGGTACATATTCTGCTGAAGCATCAGGACATAATCCAGGGGTTAAAGTAACAACAGAATTTAGTGCAAATGAATTAAAGAAAGTTACGGTTGATGCATCAAATGAAACAGAATCAATTGGCGGTAAAGCAGCTAGTGAACTAGAAAAGCAATTACTAAAAAATCAATCTGCTGAAATTGATGGAGTGAGTGGAGCTACTGAAACATCAAATGCTGTTAAAAATGCATTTAAAGATATCTTGTCTCAAGCCCAAACAAAGCCTGAAACCAAAGAAATGAAAGCTTTAAAAGATGGTCAATATACAGAGACTGTTGCTAGCTTTGGGGTATCCGGTATGATGACGGGCGTTGTTACAATAAAGGATAACAAGATTACAGACATTGAAATTACAGAAGAGCATGACTCTGAAACAGCACAATGGTTTAATGTTGCAAAAGAAAAATTAATTCCTCGTATTCTAGAAGCACAGTCAGTTGGTATTGATTCTATTACTGGTGCCACAACATCTTCAGGTGCTATCAAAAACATCGTTTCTCGTGCAATTGAATCTGCTGGTGGTGATGTAAGTGATTGGTCCAAGGCTTCTGAAAAGAAGACGGATGTAAAAAAACTAGATGGATACGACGTGATTGTAGTTGGTCTTGGTGGATCTGGTGTTTTATCCTATGCATCAGCGGCAAAATCAGGTGCGAAAGTATTTGGTATCGAAGCTGCTGGTGAAATTGGTGGAAATTCTGCATCTGTATATGGCCCTATGGCACTAAATTCAAAGAACTTAAAAGATAAGTACAACAATGGTCAAGATTATATAAATGCTGATGATGTATATAATACTTGGATTAAGTATGTTGGTACAGAAGAGAAGGAGGATGTCATTAAGAAAGCTGTATATAACTCAGGAAATGCTCTTGATTATTATATGGATAACTTTGATTTCAGTTTTGATGGAATGAATGGATTGTTAGGTTCATTTGTTGTTCCAGAATGGACGAAAGAATGGACTGTATATACTGCTGATAATAAGAAATGGTATAAATTTGGACCTGACCATACATATCAGTTTAAACATGCGTTAGATAAGGCAAAACAGATGAATGAAAAGAATGACTATATGCTAGAACTATCTGCTAAGGAATTAATTACAGATAAAGATGGAAAAGTCGTTGGTGTAAAGGCAATTTCCTATGATGGTACAACATATGAAATCTATGGAAAAACTGTTATTTTAGCTACAGGTGGGTTCTTAGGCAATGATGAAATGATGAAGGAAGTATATGGTAGTTCAGTCCATAAGATTGGCGATACAGTGAATGACGGAACTGGTATTAAGATGGGTCAATCTGTTGGCGGTGCTACATATGCGTTAGGTACATTGCCAATGGTACATATCTCACAAGTTCCAAATATTATTCGTGATGATTCATTAACAGCTGATCAAAAGGCGATTCTTTCTGCTCTTGCAATTACTCAAGATGCAAAACAAGTAAATGAGAAGGGTGAGCTTTTGTCGAATCTTGATGAATCTGGTACAGAAAATAAGGAACTAACTGTTGGTGTTGTGTTTGCACCGGGATTCCATTATTACAATGCGTATACGCAAGAACAAATTGATGCAATCAAAAATAAAGGATTATCTGAAGCAACGTCTAAAGTAAGTGTGTTTGGTTTAGACCAAGGTGGTAAGGTTCCTGCTGCGAATACACCAATTACAGATTTGGATAAGATTATTGATGCTGCTATAGCGACAAATAATGCATTTAAGGGTACGGCTAAAGAACTTGCTGAAAAACTAAACATGGATGAAGACGTTTTAGCTAAGACTTTAGGTAGTGATAAAGATACTTATTATCTATTTGAATGCGCAGGATATTCATATGGTACTGTTGGCTCATTGGATGTTGATGTGAATATGAATGTTCTAACTAAGGATGGTAAGCCAATCACTAATTTATTTGCGGTAGGACAAGATTCTGAAGGTGTTGGAAATAAATCTGGTGCAGCATATTCACCGTGGGGTGGTCAGGCACAGTCTTGGACATTTGTATCTGGTCAAATTGCTGGTGAGCAAGCGGCTAAGGTTGCTAATGAAACAAAATAG
- a CDS encoding Mrp/NBP35 family ATP-binding protein, protein MSERNAKGKTPEDYGFRMPNKKGIQKFELHEGASVKKVIGIVSGKGGVGKSFVTSILAAMMQKRNHRVAVLDGDITGPSQGKSFGVTSKAEGFKGTIYPAITKNGMQLISSNMLLDKDETPVIWRGPMVASILQQFYSEVLWEAVDYMFVDMPPGTSDVPLTLFQSVPLDGIIVVTSPQDLVSMVVEKAINMASMMNIKVLGLVENMSYVQCPNCDEKIYVFGKSHAHEVAQKYHLPLLAQIPMNPEIPAAADKGCIDEVIVPELDIVAEFIESI, encoded by the coding sequence ATGAGTGAGAGAAACGCAAAGGGAAAAACACCGGAAGACTATGGCTTCCGTATGCCTAATAAAAAAGGTATTCAAAAATTTGAATTACATGAAGGCGCAAGCGTCAAGAAAGTAATTGGTATTGTATCAGGTAAGGGTGGTGTAGGTAAGTCATTTGTGACATCTATACTAGCAGCTATGATGCAAAAGAGAAATCATAGAGTAGCTGTACTAGATGGTGATATTACAGGGCCATCCCAAGGTAAATCTTTTGGTGTTACATCAAAGGCTGAAGGTTTTAAGGGTACAATCTACCCAGCCATCACAAAGAATGGAATGCAGTTAATTTCTTCTAATATGTTGCTGGATAAGGATGAAACTCCAGTTATCTGGCGTGGTCCAATGGTGGCTTCCATTCTCCAACAATTTTATTCAGAGGTATTATGGGAAGCAGTAGACTATATGTTTGTAGATATGCCTCCAGGAACAAGTGATGTTCCATTAACTTTATTCCAATCAGTACCATTAGATGGAATTATCGTTGTTACAAGTCCACAGGATTTAGTATCTATGGTTGTTGAAAAGGCAATTAACATGGCATCAATGATGAATATTAAGGTGCTAGGTCTAGTTGAAAATATGTCCTATGTACAATGCCCTAACTGTGATGAAAAGATCTATGTCTTTGGTAAATCACATGCACACGAAGTAGCGCAGAAGTATCATTTACCATTACTTGCACAGATTCCAATGAATCCAGAGATCCCAGCTGCTGCAGATAAGGGGTGCATTGATGAAGTAATCGTCCCAGAGTTAGATATTGTAGCAGAATTCATCGAAAGTATTTAA
- a CDS encoding response regulator transcription factor, translated as MTKILIVDDEAKIRELIIKYAKHEGFETAEAADGMEAVELCEKNNYDLVVMDIMMPHLDGFSAVKEIKKTKPQLPFILLSALGEEYDRIHGFDVGVDDYVVKPFSSKELMMRIHAILKRVHPVEAVPSEQFQIDGMVIDYSARTVTIEGQRIQLSPKEYELLVYLVKNMGIALTREQLLQNVWGYDFFGDDRTLDTHIKLLRKNLGDYAKYIITLRGVGYRFEKVNA; from the coding sequence ATGACAAAGATTTTGATTGTAGATGATGAAGCGAAGATTCGCGAACTGATTATTAAATATGCAAAGCATGAAGGTTTTGAAACGGCTGAAGCTGCTGATGGCATGGAAGCAGTAGAACTATGCGAAAAGAATAACTATGATCTTGTTGTCATGGATATTATGATGCCTCACTTAGATGGCTTTTCTGCAGTGAAAGAAATTAAGAAGACAAAACCACAGTTGCCATTTATTCTTTTATCCGCCTTAGGAGAAGAATATGATCGTATTCATGGCTTTGATGTTGGTGTTGACGATTACGTTGTTAAACCATTTTCTTCGAAGGAATTGATGATGCGTATTCATGCCATCTTAAAGAGAGTACATCCTGTAGAGGCTGTGCCTTCTGAACAGTTTCAGATTGATGGAATGGTGATTGATTATTCTGCACGTACTGTAACGATTGAAGGTCAGCGTATTCAGTTATCACCAAAGGAGTATGAGCTTTTAGTATATCTAGTAAAGAATATGGGTATTGCCTTAACACGTGAACAACTATTACAGAATGTATGGGGTTATGATTTCTTTGGTGATGACCGTACTCTAGATACACATATTAAACTGTTGCGTAAAAATCTAGGTGACTATGCAAAGTATATTATTACGTTGAGAGGAGTTGGCTATCGTTTTGAAAAAGTTAACGCCTAA
- a CDS encoding adenylosuccinate synthase, protein MSGYVVVGSQWGDEGKGKVVDLLGTNVNMVVRFQGGNNAGHTVVVNNKKIILHLLPSGILNADATCIIGPGVVVNLSVLFKEIDTLESQGFTCDHLKISDRAHLLMPYHVKIDELQELRAGAGKIGTTKNGIGPCYADKYTRIGIRVCDLRDWDVFQEKLKVVLAQKNEEIVKLFNAKPFNYDEMVATFKEYRERLLPMICDATDKINKALDAKQVVLFEGAQANMLDINYGTYPYVTSSSPTAAGVCEGAGVSPRKLDHIIGVTKAYSTRVGEGPFITELQGDEAHALREKGSEYGATTGRPRRVGWLDLPVVRQAVLINGLTEMALTKLDILTGYDKLPVCVGYEIEGKEYDTVPASLKDYAKAKPVYKYFDGWTEDISNARTFDELPVNCQKYVRFIEEYTGTKFCLVSVGPDRNANIVLRDILK, encoded by the coding sequence ATGTCGGGATATGTAGTTGTAGGTTCCCAATGGGGCGACGAAGGAAAAGGAAAAGTCGTTGATTTATTGGGTACTAACGTCAATATGGTGGTTCGTTTCCAAGGCGGTAATAACGCAGGACATACTGTTGTCGTTAATAATAAAAAGATCATTTTACACTTATTACCATCAGGTATTTTAAACGCAGATGCCACATGCATTATTGGACCTGGTGTCGTTGTTAACCTTTCCGTATTGTTTAAAGAAATTGATACATTAGAATCACAAGGATTTACATGTGATCACTTAAAGATCAGTGACCGTGCTCACCTTCTCATGCCATATCATGTGAAGATTGATGAATTACAAGAGCTGCGTGCAGGTGCTGGTAAGATTGGTACAACAAAGAATGGTATCGGTCCATGTTATGCCGATAAATATACACGTATTGGCATCCGCGTTTGTGACTTACGTGATTGGGATGTATTCCAAGAAAAGTTAAAGGTAGTACTCGCACAAAAGAACGAAGAAATTGTTAAACTCTTTAATGCAAAACCATTTAATTACGATGAAATGGTAGCTACATTCAAGGAATATAGAGAACGTCTATTGCCAATGATTTGCGATGCTACAGACAAAATCAACAAAGCATTAGACGCAAAACAAGTTGTATTATTTGAAGGTGCACAGGCTAATATGTTGGATATCAACTATGGTACATATCCATATGTCACTTCATCATCTCCTACAGCTGCCGGTGTATGTGAAGGTGCTGGTGTATCTCCACGCAAGCTAGACCATATTATCGGTGTAACTAAGGCCTACTCCACACGTGTTGGTGAAGGACCATTTATTACAGAGTTACAGGGTGATGAAGCACATGCTCTTCGTGAAAAAGGTTCAGAGTATGGTGCTACTACCGGAAGACCACGTCGTGTAGGTTGGTTAGACTTACCAGTTGTCCGACAAGCTGTATTAATTAATGGTCTAACCGAAATGGCACTAACAAAACTAGATATCCTAACAGGATACGACAAGTTGCCAGTATGTGTAGGATATGAAATCGAAGGCAAAGAATATGATACAGTCCCTGCTTCTCTAAAAGACTATGCAAAAGCAAAACCAGTCTATAAGTACTTCGATGGATGGACAGAAGATATATCTAATGCAAGAACATTTGATGAATTACCAGTAAACTGTCAAAAGTATGTACGCTTCATTGAAGAATATACAGGCACAAAGTTCTGTCTCGTTTCCGTAGGACCAGATCGTAACGCAAATATCGTATTAAGAGATATTCTAAAATAG